From the Bacteroidota bacterium genome, the window TCAACATACGCCTCATAGTGCTTGACCATACACCCTATGTTGAGGACTATAAAGAAGCTGCCGACTTTAAGAAAGTACTTATAAATGCTCATATCACTGAGGTTTCGGGCGACGAATGGATTTTTAACGAAGGCTGCCTCAGCGTTCCCGAAGTGCGCGAAGACATCATCCGGAAATCAAATATTCATATCACCTATTACGATGAGAATTTTAATTTTCATGAAGAAGACCTTTTCGGAATTAATGCGCGCGTAGTGCAGCATGAATATGATCATCTTGAAGGAATTCTTTTTGTCGACAAGGTGAGTCCGCTGAAAAAAGTGCTGCTCAAACGTAAGCTTACGGATATCAGCAAAGGCTACATCAAACCCGCATATAAAATGATTTATCCTGCACAAAAAAAGAAACATTTATAGCGTATGAAAAAATCGGTAATCGTATTGTTTGTTATTGCAGTAACGCTCACTGCCTGTTCAACACACGATAAACTTGTTGAACGAATCAGAGGAATGGAAAAAGAAATCTCTGCCGATAAATCCGGCAAGGTGATGAAAGAAAAATCTGCCGAGATTGTGCGGTTGTACGAGTCATTTGCCAACCGTTATCCTGAAGATACGCTTGCTCCCGCTTTTTTATTCAGCGCCGGAGTGGTTACCATGAACAGTGGGCAGCCCGATAAGGCTATTGAAATGTTCAGCAGAGTTTCTGAAAAATATCCGAAACACAAGCGTGCGGCCGAAGCCTGTTTCTTTACCGGTTTTATCTATGAAAACACAAAAGGGAATGTTGAAAAGGCCCGCGACGCTTATCTTGATGTCGTGAAAAAATATCCGGAGTCAGATCTGGTTGATGATGCTAATTTTTGTATTCAGAATCTGGGCAAAACACCCGAGCAGGTTCAGAAACAACTGGAAGAAAACATCAAAAGGGTAGAGGATTCCATTGCAGCCACACAGCAGGCAAAAAAATAATCGGCTTTAGCCTCCTAAACAAAGAAGTTTGTTTTTATCGTGCAGGAATATTCCTTTATTCCGTATTCATCTTTTCGCAATATAAGTAACAGGTTTAAGATTTTACTTTGTGAAAAGCGTGACCCACTCAATAATGAAGGTAGTAAGCAAAAACTGATTTCCGAAGGAAACCCATTTTCCGGCAGCGTTATGAGGAAAAGGTTTCAAGCCGGACTAACGGGCCAGGCTTAAGCATGGGCTTGAAACACTTTTCCGTGTAAGCCTGTGTGTTAGAGAAACGCCTTCGGAAAATGAAGCGTTTTGGAACTTTTGGGCGCAAAAGTTCAAAGAAAACAATAGTAGTAGGCAGACTTACGTTTTCGTTAGGCTGTCAGCGAAAAACGTGCTGAGGGCAATATATAAAACACTTTATTTTGGGTGTCCCAATGCGTAAAACGGGAAAATATCAATAGAAAAATAATGTGCTTTTATTTTACAGCTCAAACTCCCGTTCCAGAAAATACTGAAGCGCATCGGGTTTAATCTTGGTGTAAAGCGTGGCGCCCTTGCTGTAGGCAATATCTCCGGTCTGTTCCGACACTACAATGGCAATTGCATCCGAAAGTTCGGTTATACCAACCGCTGCACGGTGTCTTAATCCGTAACCTGCCGGAAAATCTTCGTTTCTGTAAAGTGGCAGAATGCATTGTGCTGCACGAATTCTGTTCCCCGAAATCACAATAGCGCCATCGTGCAACGGACTGTTCTTGAAAAAAATATTTTCAATCAGCTGCTGTGAAATGCGGGCGTCAACAATTTCTCCTGTATTTACAAATTCATCGAGGTCATTCTTTTTAGTGATTACAATGAGTGCACCCGTTTTATCGGCAGCGAAAGTGGTGCATATTTTCACCAAAGGGTCAATATCGAGAAGCTGCGTACCATGCATTCTCCATCTCCAGAAAAAGAAACCTTTTGATTTTTTTATGAAGAAATCGGGTTTGCCGAGCATAAGCAGAAATTGCCTGATCTCTTTCTGGAATACAACAATAAGAGCGATTACTCCGACACTCACAAACTGACCGAGTATTTCGCCCAGCAGTTCCATCTGAAGTGCATTTACCAGTTTCCAGAAAACATAAATGGCAACGATACCCAGAAAAATGTTGATTGCTGCCGAACCGCGCATCAGTCTGAATAGCTGGTAAAGCAACAATGCCACTAACAGGATGTCAACAATATCCAGAAAGCGCAAAGTAAGAAAACCGGTGATGAATAGTGAGGTCAATGCTTGTATATTAGTAGTGCAAAAATATGAAAAAAATCAATACTTTCAACTCCGGTTCTTAGCGGAAATGGAATCAAAAAAATACTAAAGGATTCGCAAAATGTTATAAATTTGTCTCAAGAAAAATCACTTCAAAAATAGTACCCCGATGAAACTTAAACTTTGTGTACTTCTACTGCTTATTGCATGTATGGCTCTTCCTGTGCTTGCTCAGAACAATGTAGGCATTGGTACCAACACCCCTGATTCAAAGGCCATTCTGGACCTTGTCTCCACCAATAAAGGTATTTTGGTTCCGAGGATGACATCGACAGCCAGAACAGCCATGTCGCCCGGTCTTACCATTACACAAAAGGGGTTAATGGTTTTTGATACCGATTCGGTGAAATTCTTTTACTGGAACGGCTTTTCATGGCAGACATTTGGCAGCGGTCCCATGGGTCCACAAGGTCCTCAGGGTTTAACGGGTGCTACCGGTCTTCAGGGTTTAACGGG encodes:
- the def gene encoding peptide deformylase, producing the protein MKLPILAYGHPLLRKKSVDIEKGHEGLSKIIADMYDTMYASNGVGLAAPQVGLNIRLIVLDHTPYVEDYKEAADFKKVLINAHITEVSGDEWIFNEGCLSVPEVREDIIRKSNIHITYYDENFNFHEEDLFGINARVVQHEYDHLEGILFVDKVSPLKKVLLKRKLTDISKGYIKPAYKMIYPAQKKKHL
- a CDS encoding tetratricopeptide repeat protein, with product MKKSVIVLFVIAVTLTACSTHDKLVERIRGMEKEISADKSGKVMKEKSAEIVRLYESFANRYPEDTLAPAFLFSAGVVTMNSGQPDKAIEMFSRVSEKYPKHKRAAEACFFTGFIYENTKGNVEKARDAYLDVVKKYPESDLVDDANFCIQNLGKTPEQVQKQLEENIKRVEDSIAATQQAKK
- the cdaA gene encoding diadenylate cyclase CdaA, giving the protein MTSLFITGFLTLRFLDIVDILLVALLLYQLFRLMRGSAAINIFLGIVAIYVFWKLVNALQMELLGEILGQFVSVGVIALIVVFQKEIRQFLLMLGKPDFFIKKSKGFFFWRWRMHGTQLLDIDPLVKICTTFAADKTGALIVITKKNDLDEFVNTGEIVDARISQQLIENIFFKNSPLHDGAIVISGNRIRAAQCILPLYRNEDFPAGYGLRHRAAVGITELSDAIAIVVSEQTGDIAYSKGATLYTKIKPDALQYFLEREFEL